Below is a window of Candidatus Thiodiazotropha endoloripes DNA.
ACTGTCAGCGGCTTTGGATTGCGACTGGGTAATCGCTTCTTGCCTTTGCGCCGCATGTTCAGCTTCAACAGCTTGTAGATGCGGTAAACCCGTTTGTGGTTCCAGGGTTTGCCTTCTCGCCTCAATGTATCGAACATTAACCCGAAGCCGTACGTTGGCTCTTTTTCTGCCAGCTGCTGTAAAGCATCAATCACAGGCCTGTCACGATCTGTATCAGGCTCATAGACATAGCTACTGAGACTGAGGTTCATGGCTTTGCAGGCCGTCCGCTGACTCATCTCATGCTCACTTCGCAGGTAGTCAACAAGATGCTGTTTCTCAGCTGGCTTTAGAGCTTTTTTTCGATCACATCCTTTAGGGCATGATTTTCCAGGCTCAGTTCGGCAAACATCTGTTTGAGCTTGCGATTTTCTTCTTCCAGCTCCTTCAGGCGCTTAATGTCGGATGCCTCCATACCGCCATACTTGCTTTTCCAGTTGTAATAGGTGGCATCAGAAATCCCATATTCTCGACAGACTTCCTTGACCATCCTGCCGCCTTCAACTTCTTTCAATATCCGGACAATCTGTGTCTCAGAATATTTTGATCGTTTCATTTTCATTCCCCCGTTGGTCATAGTTTAACCGGAGAACTCTTATTATCGATGGCCCAATTATCGGGGAGGATTACAATTCATGTCGCAGCGTACCTTAAAAGTCGAGTAATGCCGAAATCGGCAAGCAAACCAGCCCAGGCTTGCCTATCCATCTAACTACTGACTAGGTTTTGTGATACAGGAAGCCTTCGATTCTTGACATTTCAAGCTGAAAATATCTTTAATAATCGGTGATTTAACTGCAAAGCTTCACGTGAGAAAAAGCCAACTAAAGATATCGGTAAATTTTCCGATAAAAAGGCTATGTAAAACTATAATAAAAAAACCACTCATAAGAGAAATCAATAGTGGCTAATTTAACGACACCCTCTGCAACAACAATACAGCGTGTTTATCACCAACGCGTTCGTTTTCTCTACCAGGGAGGCGTGCGCGCTATCAGTTTTAACATCATCAATGCAGTTCTGCTTTGTTCTGTTTATTGGTTCACGCTACAGCCATCCTATTTAGTGACTTGGCTTATATTGATGACCCTGGTCTCAATAGCACGTATGACACACACCAGCCTGTCTCTGGAAAAAAGCTGGGAGTTCTCCTCGGATAAAAGCAAAATGCTTGAATTTCGCCTTGGAGTCTTTGTAACAGGAGTAGTTTGGGGGACAGGATTTGCTATTTTTAGCCCCGAGTTGAACGACACCTACACCTTGCTCTTCCTGTTTACCCTCGCAGGCATGAGCGCTGGCGCCTTTTCATCCATGGCCAGTGACAGATTCACCTATCTACTCTACATCTTACCGATGCTGATTCCTGCCATATCCATTAGTGCATCGCAAGGAAATCTTCTAAGTCTGGTCATGACGATCATGCTCATACTTTTTACCCTCATGCTTACAGTCTCTCATAAGCTTGCAGCTAAGACCTTTGCTGATGGATTTGAGTATCGCTTCGAGCACGAAGATCTTGTGAAAGAATTAGTAAAGAAAAATGATGACTTGAACTCCCTGAATCATGAGTTAGAGAAAACCCAGAAGGAGCTAAGCAGGATATCTCTTTCTGATGAGTTAACCCAGATACCTAATCGACGGCATTTTATGCGAGTCCTGCAACTAGAAATAAAACGTGCTCGTCGGGAACATACGCCCCTGTCCGCCGTCATGATCGATGTTGATTACTTTAAGAGATTCAACGACACATATGGGCACTTAGTAGGTGACCAATGTTTACGCATGATTGCAACTGTCCTACGGGAAACTCTACAGCGATCAGGTGACTTCCTGGCTCGCTACGGAGGCGAGGAATTTGTCGCACTCTTACCGAACACCAACCAGGATAGTGCTTTAATTGTTGCTGAGCGGATGCGCATGGCTATCTTTGATGCTGACATAGAACATCGTGAATGCGCATTAGGCCGGGTAACGATAAGCGCCGGTATTGCATCTTGTTCTGCAGTCAATGGATGTAAAAATTGGCATACACTTATCGAGCTTGCTGATCGATCCTTGTACCACTCAAAGTCTAAAGGGCGAAATCGCGTATCTGCACACGACCAAAATGCCGTGGTAATCCCATTAACGCCTGGCCATACTTCCCTGGATTAACCGCTTTGCGCATGGTTTCATTTTTGCTTCACCTGACTCTACCGCCCAGCCGGCGATTATGGGCCGGGTGCTTGGTTGTATATCGGTTGTATATGGATGGTTGTATATCACCTTGTATATGGACACCCATCCATAATTCCCATCCATAATTTGCCAAGTTTACTTACATCTGGCAATCTATGTGAATCATCTGTTATCAAGGAGTGATACGATGCCAAAACCAAGGAAAACTCTGGTTCTG
It encodes the following:
- a CDS encoding IS3 family transposase (programmed frameshift) translates to MKRSKYSETQIVRILKEVEGGRMVKEVCREYGISDATYYNWKSKYGGMEASDIKRLKELEEENRKLKQMFAELSLENHALKDVIEKKPLKPAEKQHLVDYLRSEHEMSQRTACKAMNLSLSSYVYEPDTDRDRPVIDALQQLAEKEPTYGFGLMFDTLRREGKPWNHKRVYRIYKLLKLNMRRKGKKRLPSRNPKPLTVPKQINQCWSMDFMSDALACGRRYRTFNVVDDFNREALAIEIDLNLPAPRAIRILERVAEQRGYPKKIRLDNGPEMTSVALADWAETHGVTLDFIQPGKPTQNSFIERFNRTYRTEVLDLYLFSSLTEVRGITEKWIRKYNEERPHQSLGKLTPVEYRKKYEQENSNLGWH
- a CDS encoding GGDEF domain-containing protein, whose translation is MANLTTPSATTIQRVYHQRVRFLYQGGVRAISFNIINAVLLCSVYWFTLQPSYLVTWLILMTLVSIARMTHTSLSLEKSWEFSSDKSKMLEFRLGVFVTGVVWGTGFAIFSPELNDTYTLLFLFTLAGMSAGAFSSMASDRFTYLLYILPMLIPAISISASQGNLLSLVMTIMLILFTLMLTVSHKLAAKTFADGFEYRFEHEDLVKELVKKNDDLNSLNHELEKTQKELSRISLSDELTQIPNRRHFMRVLQLEIKRARREHTPLSAVMIDVDYFKRFNDTYGHLVGDQCLRMIATVLRETLQRSGDFLARYGGEEFVALLPNTNQDSALIVAERMRMAIFDADIEHRECALGRVTISAGIASCSAVNGCKNWHTLIELADRSLYHSKSKGRNRVSAHDQNAVVIPLTPGHTSLD